The genomic DNA AAAGCAAAGACCGCCAGGGCAATACCTGGGCTTTCAGAGTTGTTTATCGGGACGACTATCAGGGTGAGTTTCTTGCTCAATATGTTAATGAGGTTTTGGAGCTTGATAATGTAGCTGTTTTTTTTGAAAATAATGATTATGGCATTGGTTTGAAAAATGCTTTTGTTAACAAGGCCCAGTCAATCGGGCTCAACATTGTTGGAGAGGAAGCTTACGTATCAGGAGCTTCCGATTTCAACCCGCAGCTCACAAGGCTCAGAGGTAGAAATCCTGACGGACTTTTCATTTCCGGTTATTATCCTGAAGGAGCACTCATTGCAAATCAGGCAAGAGATTTGGGTATGAATGTTGCCAAGTTCGGCGCAGACGGTTTTGATAATGCCGATTACATCAGCCTTGCTGGTGCCGCTGCTGAGAATACTTATCTCACAGTTCCATTTTTGGCAGATGTCGCAGAAGGCGAGGCCAAAGAGTTTCTGGAAAACTTCAGGGAGCGTTTTGACCGTGAAGTAGACTGGATGAGCGCCAATTCATATGATGCAGCAGGCATTCTTTTGCAGGCCATTGCTGAAGTGGGTGCGGACAGAGCAAAGATCAGGGAATACCTCACTACCATCAATTCCCCTGAAAATGCCTACCATGGCATTGCAGGCATGACCTATTTCAACGAATATGGTGATACTCTGAAGCCTGCCTTTGTTAAGAAAGTTCAGGACGGGCAGTTTGTTGCTGCTCCAGTTCAGATGGATTAGTCCTTCATGCGTTGATTTATCTCATAACCTTACAATAAGGCAGACCGGGCATCAGTCCGGCCTGCCTTAATTTATTTTTTCCCTTTCAGTTCAAAGTTATCGGTTCAGCGATCTCGGATAAAATCATAACTTTTAAACTTTGCACGCCAAAACAGGCTCTGATCGCCGCTAACCTGAGATAATGGATTTTGCATCTATCTCTCGTACCTGATCAAGGCCGGAGCATAATTGCCTGTTGCCCTGCTTAGAAATCAAACAGTTATGACCAGCCAGGCACTGCTGTTCTGATATATCCAAAGGAAAAGACCTTGTTTGAACAACAGCTTATAAATGGACTCACCCTGGGTATGATATATGCCCTCATTGCTGTAGGTTATACTATGGTTTATGGTGTGATCCAGCTCATCAATTTCGCACACGGCGAAATATTCATGCTTTCAGCCTTCCTTGCTGTCACATTCATCACAGTATTCGGACTACCCTTATACGTTGTCATTCTCATGACCATGGGATGCTGCGCTCTTATTGGAGTGATGCTGGATATTTTTGCTTACCGCCCCTTAAGGCAGTCTCCAAGACTTGCAGCCTTGATAACAGCCATAGGCATGTCCATATTTCTTCAGAACCTGGCCATGATTATATGGGGCAGCAGGCCCAAACCATTTGTCCAGGAAGCTTTACCATCATTTTTGAGAACTACCGCCGTCACCATTGGGGAAGCCAATGTAAGCTGGCTTCAGATGTCAATATTTATTACAGCTTCCACCCTGATGATTATTTTGTTTCTTATCATCAATAAAACCAGGGTAGGCACTGCCATGCGTGCCCTGTCCCAGAACCGTACCAGCGCAGCCCTCATGGGCATAAATGTCAACAGAGTCATATCCTTCACCTTTGCTCTTGGTTCAAGCATGGGAGCAGTAGCTGGCATTATGGTGGCCATTTACTACAACACCTTGTATCCTACCATGGGTTATGTGGCAGGAGTAAAGGCCTTTGCCGCAGCGGTTCTCGGCGGAATAGGCTCAGTACCCGGAGCAATGATCGGGGGTATTGTTCTTGGCATTGCTGAAGCCCTGGGCGCAGGTTATATATCATCACTATACCGTGATGGGATTGCCTACGGGGTTATGATAGCAGTAATTATTTTCCGCCCTTCTGGAATTCTTGGAAAATCTACCGTGGAAAAAGTTTGATCCCATGAATATCAGCCTTAAAGATGCCATTAAGTACCTGTTCCTGGCAGCGGTTTTAATATATCCGTTATTTGCTTTTGCCAATGAGTATGTTCTGCACGTCATGGTCCTGATCATGGTTTATATGATCCTGGCCATGGGGTTAAATATTATTCCCGGATTTTGCGGACTGCTGGACCTGGGGTATGTAGGCTTTTATGGAATTGGAGCCTATACTGCCGGCCTTTTGACTATTCATTTTGGCCTGTCCTTCTGGGTTATTGTACCCCTGGCAGCCTTAAACGGAGCAATTTGGGGAGTTTTACTCGGTGCCCCTACTCTGCGTCTTACAGGGGATTACTTTGCCATTGTCACCTTTGGCTTCTCTGAACTGGTTGTCCTGTTTCTGACCAATGAAATATGGCTTACCCGGGGGCCACTTGGCCTGCCGGGAATTGATCCGGTCATCATTAATTTTTCATGGCTTTCAACCATGATTAATCCTGAATGGGACTGGTACTGGGAATTCCTGGGCTTAAGGCCGTATTTTTATCTTGCGGTTTTTCTGGTTGCTCTGGTCTATATCATAATGGGGCGTATGGAAGATTCCCGCTTGGGCAGGGCCTGGTTCGCCATCCGAGAAGATCCCATAGCGGCATCAAGCTGCGGCGTTAACCTGCTGACCTACAAGGTAATCGGTTTTGCCATTTCAGCTGCCATTGGTGCTGTTGCAGGTGCATTTCTGGCCAGATGGACCATGTTTCTTTCACCTGATATGTTCAAATTCTGGGAATCATTTCTGGTATTGTGCATGGTGGTTCTGGGAGGTCTTGGAAATTTCAAGGGAAGCCTGGTAGGAGCAGCTGTCCTCATTGCCCTTGGTGAAATTCTAAGAATGGTTTTGCCCGGACTTGGTTTGCCTGCCGAAACAAGGTTTCTTGCTTATGGACTGATTATGGTGCTCATGATGCGCTTCAAGCCCATGGGCTTTTTCCCGAATATAGCAACTCAGTCCCAGAATAATCCAATACTTATAAAACTGAAAAAAGAACTCGGTTCTTCGTCATAATATGAATATCCTGGAAATAGACAGTCTGACCATGCGCTTTGGAGGCCTGCTGGCTCTGGCAGATGTCAGTTATAATGTTAAAAAGGGGGAAATCCTCGGTCTGATAGGACCCAATGGGGCTGGAAAAAGTACCATGTTCAACTGCATTTCCGGGGTTCTCAAGCCCACCAGTGGCAACATGATGTTTGAATCAGACAGCAGGATGCTTCGCATAAACGGATATAAGGCGGAAAAAATGACCTACCTCGGTGTAGCAAGAACTTTTCAGAATATTCGTCTTTTTTCCGCTTTGACAGTTCTTGATAATGTCCGCATAGGCAGACATTGCCGGACCAAGGCAAACTTTTTTGGAGCAGTGCTGCGAACAAAGTCCCAGCGCAATGAAGAACAAAGAATTGTTGATGAATCCATGGACTGGCTTAAGTTTGTAGGTCTTGATAAATTTGCCTTTTATACAGCATCGGCTCTCTCCTACGGCTTTCAGCGCAAGCTGGAAATCGCCCGATCACTGTCCACAGAACCAAGCCTGCTTTTGTTGGATGAGCCTGCTGCCGGCATGAACCCCAAAGAAACAAAATCCCTCATAGACCTGATCCATAGAATTTCTGATCAAGGCATCACTGTGATTTTAATCGAACATGATATGAAGCTGGTCATGACCATCTGTAAAAGACTGGTCGTTCTGGATCACGGCACTAAAATAGCTGAAGGCGGTCCTAAGCAAATACGGGAAAACCCCAAGGTTATCGAGGCATACTTAGGAAGAGGAGCTGCTGATGCTTAAAGTGAACAATATCCACACCTATTACGGAAATATTCACGCCATCAAAGGGCTCAGCCTCCAGGTTGATAAAGGTGAAATTGTCACCCTTATTGGCTCCAATGGAGCTGGAAAGTCCACTACGCTTATGAGCATAAGCGGCATTACTCGCCCCAAAAAAGGAACGATATCTTTTGAAGGACAGGATATCACCAGCACTTTAACAGACAAAATTGTAGCCATGGGCGTTACCCAGGTTCCTGAAGGGCGCATGATCTTTCCACGTCTTAATGTTTATGAAAACTTGCTTATGGGAGCCTATCTAAGAAAAGACAGAAAAGGCATAAAAAAAGATGAGGAACGGTCTTTTGAGCTTTTTCCCATTCTAAAGGAAAGAAGAAAACAGGCTGGTGGGACGCTTTCCGGGGGTGAACAGCAGATGCTGGCTATTGCCAGAGCCCTCATGGCCAGACCCAAGCTGCTGCTTCTTGATGAACCGTCTCTCGGTCTTGCACCCATTGTTGTGGAAAATATATTTGAAGTAATTACCCAAATCAATCAGGAAGGAGTAACTATTCTTTTAGTTGAACAAAATGCCCAGATGGCTCTTCAGATCGCCAACCGCGGATATGTGCTGGAAACAGGAAAGATCATAATGGAAGGAGAAGCGCAGGATCTCATGAATGACAAAAGCATCCAGGCAGCTTATTTAGGCATAGATTAAAAGGCTAACTTCTGGCACATATAATGCATTAAAATCTATAAAGCCTGGGTCATTGATGCAGGTGGATTTATCTGAAGAACTAACACAAAAATAATTGCAGGATTAAAATCCATTAAAGACAAAAGAGTTCCAGATAAATTCGCCCATGGTGAACCCGGGTTTTTTTATGAGCTCTGATGGCTTTCATTCAGCCATTTTACATGCTTATTTTTTTTAACTTAGCTTTTCTTGTCATTTTTTTGAAAATGCATTTCTTCAACAGACTCGTCAAGATCAAGTATCTGAGTATCCAGATATTTCTGCATCCTTACCTGAGTGATATTTTGCAGCTTCCTGTAAATATCGAACAGCCTGTCACCCTGTTCACTAAT from Desulfonatronovibrio magnus includes the following:
- a CDS encoding ABC transporter ATP-binding protein; its protein translation is MLKVNNIHTYYGNIHAIKGLSLQVDKGEIVTLIGSNGAGKSTTLMSISGITRPKKGTISFEGQDITSTLTDKIVAMGVTQVPEGRMIFPRLNVYENLLMGAYLRKDRKGIKKDEERSFELFPILKERRKQAGGTLSGGEQQMLAIARALMARPKLLLLDEPSLGLAPIVVENIFEVITQINQEGVTILLVEQNAQMALQIANRGYVLETGKIIMEGEAQDLMNDKSIQAAYLGID
- a CDS encoding ABC transporter substrate-binding protein, yielding MFGKTWLKVAVISCLMLLLSSPALAETIRIAVASPFTGALAGYGDNVKAGVTLKVEEINAAGGINGKQIRVDWMDEQCEPREAATVSSRIAQNRNIVGVVGHLCSSAHLAALPTYLRHGVPVISPTATSVAISDQSKDRQGNTWAFRVVYRDDYQGEFLAQYVNEVLELDNVAVFFENNDYGIGLKNAFVNKAQSIGLNIVGEEAYVSGASDFNPQLTRLRGRNPDGLFISGYYPEGALIANQARDLGMNVAKFGADGFDNADYISLAGAAAENTYLTVPFLADVAEGEAKEFLENFRERFDREVDWMSANSYDAAGILLQAIAEVGADRAKIREYLTTINSPENAYHGIAGMTYFNEYGDTLKPAFVKKVQDGQFVAAPVQMD
- a CDS encoding branched-chain amino acid ABC transporter permease, producing the protein MFEQQLINGLTLGMIYALIAVGYTMVYGVIQLINFAHGEIFMLSAFLAVTFITVFGLPLYVVILMTMGCCALIGVMLDIFAYRPLRQSPRLAALITAIGMSIFLQNLAMIIWGSRPKPFVQEALPSFLRTTAVTIGEANVSWLQMSIFITASTLMIILFLIINKTRVGTAMRALSQNRTSAALMGINVNRVISFTFALGSSMGAVAGIMVAIYYNTLYPTMGYVAGVKAFAAAVLGGIGSVPGAMIGGIVLGIAEALGAGYISSLYRDGIAYGVMIAVIIFRPSGILGKSTVEKV
- a CDS encoding ABC transporter ATP-binding protein; the encoded protein is MNILEIDSLTMRFGGLLALADVSYNVKKGEILGLIGPNGAGKSTMFNCISGVLKPTSGNMMFESDSRMLRINGYKAEKMTYLGVARTFQNIRLFSALTVLDNVRIGRHCRTKANFFGAVLRTKSQRNEEQRIVDESMDWLKFVGLDKFAFYTASALSYGFQRKLEIARSLSTEPSLLLLDEPAAGMNPKETKSLIDLIHRISDQGITVILIEHDMKLVMTICKRLVVLDHGTKIAEGGPKQIRENPKVIEAYLGRGAADA
- a CDS encoding branched-chain amino acid ABC transporter permease; the protein is MENLPWKKFDPMNISLKDAIKYLFLAAVLIYPLFAFANEYVLHVMVLIMVYMILAMGLNIIPGFCGLLDLGYVGFYGIGAYTAGLLTIHFGLSFWVIVPLAALNGAIWGVLLGAPTLRLTGDYFAIVTFGFSELVVLFLTNEIWLTRGPLGLPGIDPVIINFSWLSTMINPEWDWYWEFLGLRPYFYLAVFLVALVYIIMGRMEDSRLGRAWFAIREDPIAASSCGVNLLTYKVIGFAISAAIGAVAGAFLARWTMFLSPDMFKFWESFLVLCMVVLGGLGNFKGSLVGAAVLIALGEILRMVLPGLGLPAETRFLAYGLIMVLMMRFKPMGFFPNIATQSQNNPILIKLKKELGSSS